GCCACAAGTCCTGCGACCCGAAGGTCATGCCCAGGAAGTGAAAGCGCATGGCATCCGTATCCAAAAACAAAGCCGGATAACCGCCGATCTCGATCCACGGCAAGGCCGCGTAAACGAGCACCAAGGCATAGGCCACCAAGCGACGCGACAGGGTAAACCGCCCCTTCGCGTCCGCGGGATGGATGATATAACGCGAGCCGTCGTCGTTCACCGCAGTTAGCGAGTCGCGATTCGGAACGTGTTTCTTGGTGTTGCTGGACGTTGCCATGGTTTTACGGGGAACTGGAGCGAGCCGACGCTCGCCCCACGATATCGAAACTACTTAGCTTGCTTGCTCACCAAGAAAGCCACGACTTGGTTGACCTTCTCGTCTCCCAGAACCGGTCCCCAAGGCGGCATGCCCGCAGTGGCGACGCCTTCCGCGACCACCTTCTTGATGGCCAGCGGATTGGCTCCATGCTTCCACTCAGCGTCATTGAGCGCCAAGCCGATGCCCCCTTCCAAGTTCTGGCCATGACAAGCGGCGCAGTTCTGCGTATAGATCGTCTGCCCCGCTGAAACGATGGCCGGATCTTTGGCCATGACCGCAAAGGTATCGTCGTCGAGCACCCCCGCTTCCGCCTTGGCCTTAGCCACGTTTTCGCTGATCTGCTCGAAAGCCGCTTCGAGCTCCTGCTCCTGGTCGAGACCGATGCCCGCTTTTTGGTAGTAAACCCAGTAGGCAATGGAAAAGACGATCGTGGCGTAGAGGGTGAAAAGCCACCAGTTCGGCAGGCTCTTATCGAACTCCTGGATTCCGTCAAAGGTATGTTCGCGGATTTTTTCTTCGTTCGGATTTTGACTCATTTCTAGAATCTTTCTTGTAGGTGTTATTTCAATACAACATTAGTCATCGAGCGGCATGCGGCTCGCCTTGCTGCTTTCGTTCTTTCCCATCTTGAGCGCTTTCCAGACGATGATGCCGAAAGCGAGGAAGAAGAGAACGAAGCCGATCTTGGGGAAGAGCGTGTGCCACTCCGTGTATTCAACTCTTTGAAACATAGCGCGGGTTCCCTTCTATTTGGTGGCGACTTGCTCCTGCACGTCGATAGACTTGCCGAGCTGTTGCAAGTAAGCGATCAGAGCGACTATTTCCGTGTCCGCGTCCACTTCCTTGCCGAGCGACTCGAGATTCTCCTGAATCGCCTTGGCTTGAGCCTTGGCCGCGGAATCGATTTCGGCCGGCGACCAATCAGGAAACGGAACGCCGAGCATTTTCTGGGCGTTGATCTTGGAGGGAAGAGAACCGTAGTCGGTGAACTTCTCGAAGAGCCAAGGGTAATTTGGCATGTTAGAGCCGGGCGACGTTTGACGCGGATCGAGCATGTGATCGTAGTGCCAGGCGTCCGAGTACTTGCTGCCGAGACGCG
The Pelagicoccus enzymogenes DNA segment above includes these coding regions:
- a CDS encoding cbb3-type cytochrome c oxidase N-terminal domain-containing protein, giving the protein MSQNPNEEKIREHTFDGIQEFDKSLPNWWLFTLYATIVFSIAYWVYYQKAGIGLDQEQELEAAFEQISENVAKAKAEAGVLDDDTFAVMAKDPAIVSAGQTIYTQNCAACHGQNLEGGIGLALNDAEWKHGANPLAIKKVVAEGVATAGMPPWGPVLGDEKVNQVVAFLVSKQAK